Proteins found in one Lutimonas zeaxanthinifaciens genomic segment:
- a CDS encoding WD40/YVTN/BNR-like repeat-containing protein gives MMRTIKVLLISFLFSVFCLNAQVGPQVSTLNSFDLPNVSIRAIQVMDENTLWFAGSNGKYGRIKNDKIEMDSISFEGRFPQFRAIAFNGKHIFILSIESPALLYKIDPNKPLGSRELVYKEVHEKVFYDSMLFIDENNGIAMGDPVEDCLSVIRTSDAGNTWQKTECSELPEVFEGEAAFAASNTNISAVNNKVWIVTGGTKARVLISGDKGGSWDVKETPIIQGGKMTGIFTSDFYDENNGIIMGGNWEEKKNGINAKARSSDGGHSWKLIDSDSPGYISCVQYVPGSNGKKIVAVSTEGLYFSQDAGENWNKIHDTGYYSLRFSGSDEIWLSGHEEIVKIKIK, from the coding sequence ATGATGCGTACTATAAAGGTATTACTTATTTCTTTTCTTTTTTCTGTATTTTGTCTGAATGCACAGGTTGGTCCTCAGGTATCCACCCTAAACAGTTTTGATCTGCCAAATGTAAGCATAAGGGCGATACAGGTTATGGATGAAAATACACTGTGGTTTGCAGGTTCTAATGGAAAATACGGTAGAATCAAAAATGATAAAATCGAAATGGATTCGATTAGTTTTGAGGGAAGATTTCCTCAATTCCGAGCCATTGCCTTTAACGGTAAACATATATTTATTCTGAGTATCGAGAGTCCGGCTTTATTATATAAAATTGATCCCAATAAACCTTTGGGCTCTCGCGAATTGGTCTATAAAGAAGTGCATGAAAAAGTTTTTTATGATTCCATGTTGTTTATAGATGAAAATAATGGGATTGCCATGGGAGATCCTGTTGAGGATTGTCTTTCTGTAATTAGAACTTCGGATGCAGGAAATACCTGGCAAAAAACAGAATGCTCAGAACTTCCAGAAGTGTTTGAAGGGGAAGCTGCCTTCGCTGCAAGTAACACGAATATTTCTGCTGTCAATAACAAAGTCTGGATTGTTACCGGCGGCACTAAAGCAAGAGTATTAATATCGGGTGATAAAGGAGGATCATGGGACGTCAAGGAAACCCCAATAATTCAAGGTGGTAAAATGACTGGTATATTCACCTCAGATTTTTATGATGAGAATAACGGTATCATAATGGGTGGTAACTGGGAAGAAAAAAAGAACGGCATAAATGCAAAAGCCCGTAGCTCTGATGGTGGCCATAGCTGGAAGTTAATTGATTCGGATTCTCCGGGTTATATTAGTTGCGTACAGTACGTTCCCGGAAGTAATGGAAAAAAAATAGTTGCTGTATCGACTGAAGGCCTTTACTTCAGTCAGGATGCGGGTGAAAATTGGAACAAAATTCACGATACAGGATATTATAGTCTTCGTTTTTCCGGATCTGATGAAATCTGGCTCTCCGGGCATGAAGAAATTGTCAAGATAAAAATAAAGTAA
- a CDS encoding patatin-like phospholipase family protein has protein sequence MRALVISGGGSKGAFAGGVAQYLIDEKEKQYDLFLGTSTGSLMLTHLALGKTLELQHIYSNVDQDSIFSICPFKIKKYKGHTLVGINHFNTIRSFIKGSKTFGESKHLKKLIDSHISDDYLKAVKESGKKLMITVSNLTLNQVEFKDLKDHSFDDFRDFMWASSNFVPFMSLLVKDNYEYADGGFANMVPIREAIRQGATEIDAIVLETEVTQLNRLPSKNPFSLITNLFNYMQIHIEKHNISIGKLAAENRHVKLNIYYTPMVLTTNSLVFQKEDMRKWWKSGFDYAHNKLK, from the coding sequence ATGAGGGCATTGGTTATTTCAGGAGGGGGGAGCAAAGGTGCTTTCGCGGGAGGTGTCGCTCAATATTTGATCGATGAAAAGGAAAAACAGTATGATTTGTTTTTGGGGACTTCAACGGGAAGTTTAATGCTGACACATCTTGCTCTTGGAAAAACCCTGGAACTTCAGCATATTTATTCTAATGTTGACCAGGATTCAATCTTCAGTATTTGTCCCTTCAAGATCAAAAAGTACAAAGGGCATACGCTGGTCGGAATCAATCATTTCAATACAATTAGAAGCTTTATTAAGGGCAGTAAGACCTTTGGTGAAAGCAAACATCTTAAAAAGCTGATTGATAGTCACATTTCAGATGATTACCTGAAGGCTGTGAAGGAATCGGGGAAAAAACTTATGATCACAGTTTCGAACCTGACTCTGAACCAAGTTGAATTTAAAGACCTTAAAGACCATTCATTTGATGATTTCCGTGATTTTATGTGGGCTTCGAGCAATTTTGTTCCCTTTATGAGCTTACTGGTCAAGGATAATTATGAATATGCCGATGGCGGTTTTGCGAATATGGTCCCCATAAGAGAGGCGATAAGGCAAGGAGCTACTGAGATTGATGCTATAGTCCTGGAAACTGAAGTGACACAGCTTAACCGATTACCTTCTAAAAATCCTTTTTCTTTGATCACGAATCTGTTCAATTATATGCAGATACATATTGAAAAACACAACATTTCAATTGGTAAATTAGCCGCAGAGAACAGGCATGTCAAACTCAACATATATTACACGCCGATGGTCTTGACAACAAATAGCCTCGTTTTTCAAAAGGAAGATATGCGTAAGTGGTGGAAATCAGGCTTTGATTACGCACACAACAAACTGAAATAA
- the hisG gene encoding ATP phosphoribosyltransferase yields MERLKIAIQKSGRLNEDSLKILKESGISVSNGLDQLRATVSNFPMEILYLRNSDIPQYLIDGVVDIAIIGENLLVEKDQGSIKVLEKLSFSKCRVSLAVPKTFEYNNIKDLAGKKIATSYPNTLNKYLKSEGIDAELHQISGSVEIAPNIGLADAICDIVSSGSTLFKNNLKEVEVIGRSEAVLAVSPEISESKKEILDKLRFRLQSVLKARNFRYILMNVPDGQIQKVISILPGMRSPTVLPLAEKGWSSIHTVIEKNKFWEVIDELQDLGAEGILVAPIEKMVI; encoded by the coding sequence ATGGAAAGATTAAAAATAGCAATACAAAAATCAGGGAGACTCAATGAAGATTCCTTGAAAATTCTAAAAGAAAGCGGGATTTCTGTCAGTAACGGATTAGACCAGTTAAGGGCCACCGTATCCAATTTCCCAATGGAAATTCTCTATTTACGAAATAGTGACATTCCTCAGTATTTAATAGACGGAGTCGTTGATATTGCTATCATTGGTGAAAATTTGCTGGTGGAGAAGGATCAGGGATCAATAAAAGTTTTGGAGAAGCTCTCATTTTCAAAATGCAGGGTTTCACTGGCGGTCCCAAAGACTTTTGAATACAATAATATCAAAGACCTAGCAGGAAAAAAAATTGCCACTTCGTATCCAAATACCCTCAATAAATATTTAAAATCGGAAGGAATTGATGCCGAATTACACCAGATATCTGGTTCCGTAGAAATTGCTCCAAATATTGGGCTTGCAGATGCGATTTGTGATATTGTAAGCAGCGGAAGCACCTTGTTTAAAAACAATTTAAAAGAAGTAGAAGTTATTGGAAGGTCTGAGGCTGTATTGGCAGTTTCTCCTGAAATATCCGAATCAAAAAAGGAAATTCTTGATAAACTTCGATTTAGGTTACAGTCGGTATTAAAGGCAAGAAATTTTCGGTATATTTTAATGAACGTACCTGATGGACAAATACAAAAGGTAATTTCGATTCTGCCGGGTATGAGGAGCCCAACGGTACTTCCCTTGGCGGAAAAGGGCTGGAGTTCTATTCACACGGTTATCGAGAAGAATAAATTCTGGGAGGTTATTGATGAACTTCAGGATCTCGGTGCGGAAGGTATCCTTGTAGCTCCTATCGAAAAAATGGTAATTTAA
- the hisD gene encoding histidinol dehydrogenase, which produces MKILENPLREDWEKILKRPTQTYADIEPLVTEIFENISENGDEAVKKYTAKFDRAKLNELRVSSLEIDEAKNALDDSLKQAINLAKKNIEAFHASQQSSVQKIESTPGVVCWQEKRAIEKVGLYIPGGTAPLFSTILMLAVPASIAGCEEVVMCTPCNDKGKVHPAVLYTADLCGVTRIFKVGGIQAIAGMTLGTESIPKVYKIFGPGNQFVTVAKQMAMKYGVGIDLPAGPSELLVYADKSSTASFMAADLLSQAEHGADSQVILVSNSLEKLGEIRTEIYEQLKQLPRIEIAAKAIENSKLIYCNDKKTAIDLINFYAPEHLILSLEDTTSVIPLIINAGSVFVGDYSPESAGDYASGTNHTLPTNGFAKNYSGVNLDAFQKAVSFQEISKAGIRNIGSAIEKMAEAEGLFAHQNAVTLRLAALKETK; this is translated from the coding sequence ATGAAGATATTGGAAAACCCTTTAAGAGAGGATTGGGAAAAGATCTTGAAGAGGCCCACTCAGACTTATGCAGATATCGAGCCACTTGTGACTGAAATTTTTGAAAATATCAGCGAGAATGGAGATGAAGCGGTGAAGAAATATACCGCGAAATTTGACCGTGCAAAATTGAATGAATTAAGGGTAAGCTCTTTAGAAATCGATGAAGCAAAAAATGCACTTGATGATTCCCTGAAACAGGCGATAAATCTGGCTAAAAAAAATATTGAGGCTTTTCACGCTTCACAGCAATCTTCCGTTCAAAAAATTGAATCCACACCAGGTGTTGTTTGCTGGCAGGAAAAAAGAGCCATAGAGAAGGTGGGATTATATATTCCAGGAGGTACTGCGCCGTTATTTTCAACGATCCTGATGCTGGCTGTTCCGGCCTCTATTGCCGGTTGCGAAGAAGTGGTTATGTGCACTCCCTGCAATGATAAAGGCAAGGTGCATCCTGCTGTTTTATATACCGCTGATCTTTGCGGGGTTACCAGGATCTTTAAGGTTGGAGGCATACAGGCGATTGCAGGAATGACCCTGGGAACGGAAAGTATACCAAAAGTGTATAAAATATTTGGCCCGGGAAATCAGTTTGTAACTGTTGCCAAACAAATGGCCATGAAATACGGTGTTGGTATCGATTTGCCAGCGGGGCCGAGTGAATTACTGGTATATGCAGATAAATCTTCAACCGCAAGTTTTATGGCTGCCGATTTGCTTTCACAGGCTGAACACGGAGCCGATAGCCAGGTTATTCTGGTGAGTAATTCACTTGAAAAACTTGGAGAAATAAGAACTGAAATTTACGAACAACTTAAGCAACTTCCCAGAATAGAAATCGCTGCCAAAGCCATTGAAAATTCAAAACTGATCTATTGCAATGATAAAAAAACAGCCATAGATCTCATAAATTTCTACGCTCCTGAGCATTTGATCTTAAGCCTTGAGGATACGACCAGTGTAATACCCTTGATCATAAATGCAGGGTCGGTATTTGTTGGAGATTACAGTCCTGAAAGTGCAGGTGACTATGCCTCGGGGACCAACCACACTTTGCCCACCAATGGGTTCGCTAAAAATTATAGTGGGGTAAATCTCGATGCCTTTCAGAAAGCCGTTAGCTTTCAGGAAATTTCGAAAGCTGGAATCAGGAATATTGGTTCAGCCATTGAAAAAATGGCTGAAGCGGAAGGATTGTTTGCGCATCAGAATGCGGTTACATTAAGACTGGCTGCTTTAAAAGAGACGAAATGA